The Euwallacea similis isolate ESF13 chromosome 18, ESF131.1, whole genome shotgun sequence genome contains a region encoding:
- the Nup214 gene encoding nuclear pore complex protein Nup214 isoform X2: MANSCPDPVEVGDLQFKLQCQLKVFNNQEASALPTSCSLLTCASRYGLLFVGLNTPEFQVIQTKTIFNYGSKDKDITSYPRRPIQLPSSPKHLSVNCDSTILAVVVEKDQCPTVIFFDVLSFLSQSLKIINELRLSATPNIHVKEVNWNPSLPNIFTACKSDCTLCVYELKGNSVDINELPAAAGATCFCWSPKGKQIAVGSKDGKITQYKPDLKAVKVINGPKLENPSTIISLQWISNFQFIGVYQIVQDGSCCVVVVDAPKIGEPVFTNYDDICYSGSSRPSQFFTILQHSWNILMVASANSAEIGVLGCNGEAWIQWLLADTARAELPLSADHQETFPVGLTFDISPTNQLPWGDHYIPPCPLLCFLSHQGVLCIFNVVYLKSGVSSVCTPPDPITDSSGLSLFTSSTPSITPLKPAATVSIPPTLVQSTPIVSKGNEPLSKSLFGGQTTVTPIKPQQQVATGVSLFGPTNKAAPALQTQTSEFHEKYSSIFAALNPNSTVTPVKPVVVSVAPKPEAPISAPQNQVVSKAEPTQPTIKPQSNAAKQTVNRTAEETLALMNQLIVDEQAALNAEITELIRMGRGVKLNVGFDQEMMEAVKQIQALQEFVADAVENSQGHSSEVHALKQNLVQSWAWFEETKSHYNASKNEVVNLLIKIQSLDSLSEKRRRDIEQLAYYIQSQIACAHKALDEQWDNFQDYAKERHRFKMPTMETIFQTMVKQNAVLQKQEYNLKGIAVQMKPKTKSKISSLLLSLDKDKGLTEEFQSLRLDPQDIMQLQVEKIKSQAKKLSGDKIRKLQSLIKERPVTKVAAVRPQVSSWTINQSLKESLKKLNVSSSKLSAEPDSGPKNQSLEVVPFNFKGGINSSQTSAFASLASIPKAPSTNLLPSFGQIPTQEALKTPEPSFFNSLKSVAQKIPVTTASSFASIPFTSLAGDPISNAATAINTNIAGKCLKLTDSEVDVDKGTNVITVSLFGDKKEAASNNHPVAVSSAGTFKSLFPASSQATTATSTNIFASSSASLFVPAVTTTTAMTSFFGGVSKTSLAGGVSSAATAPSTTKATFGNCTVTILPSSSEFGAKAELNSSLSTPKSMFAVNSATGSTESAAAEVKSPSTVSESQSFFGTNKLFGSSSTSVTPKVQGLSGTTEPPHQFGSKPSIFGLPGANTTTTASNNIFGHTPAVTIQELFTAPKATITTTTSDASVSTASSQSIFGGSGGSVSQKSVEESTETKEKKTPQSPFGAVSKPGSLFIGSSSPSAHAEVEKTVFSSQATAGTEQLMTVPTTKSAATIFKVASTPSNVETSTSSTDTTVVPTDQLLFEIAVSPKVATATAVNTSTSETKIFAPKVESPHSPFSSNESSLFSSAATVTTTSEAVSIGSTASIFSTPKGDSKKVEFSTPVITTGNIFTPQSSTSTTPLFGVPASTASGFGTSVFGAAQASSLPFGATSTIFGAAANSSSNAFGGATNTKPVFASPTSSGFGSPATTASSFGQPPSFGTTSAFGETASGNAAVPAAFGQAASFGGSIFGAATSTTSGSTASVFGSSVASSPFGAGFAVATTTATNSVFGSPVATTVQQPSGAFGFGALTVGGGSSSSGSIFGGGSTSGGSFGQPSANLFGKVEIKPSSFASSSTNIFGSPASAATTSASTNIFASSSTGSLAFSSSSFPSSNSPFGASSSFAQKPSAFGQTPAFGQSAFGSPQSGPFNSGGNSPVAQSAFGAQASFQKLAGFGSAPVFGGPAFGSAPTFGGTPVFGGTSVFGSPDKVFGSTTPAEPSGSFGSSTAQPIAGFGNLASQNTVGFGNLAQQTNNMNSMPFSGGSSFTSWR, from the exons ATGGCAAATTCCTGCCCTGATCCTGTTGAAGTTGGG GACCTCCAATTTAAGCTGCAATGCCAGCTAAAGGTTTTCAACAATCAGGAGGCTTCGGCCCTTCCTACCTCATGTAGTCTTTTGACGTGTGCCAGTCGATATGGCTTGTTATTTGTGGGGCTAAATACCCCCGAGTTTCAAG TGATTCAAACAAAGACAATTTTCAACTATGGCTCCAAGGACAAAGACATCACTTCTTATCCTAGACGCCCGATTCAACTACCATCCTCTCCAAAACACCTCAGTGTTAACTGTGACAGCACAATTTTAGCTGTGGTGGTGGAAAAGGACCAATGCCCCACAGTGatattttttgatgttttatcATTCCTTAGCcaatccttaaaaataatcaatgaaCTACGCCTCTCCGCCACCCCCAACATTCACGTGAAAGAAGTAAATTGGAACCCCTCCTTACCAAATATATTTACTGCATGCAAAAGTGACTGTACTTTATGCGTGTATGAACTTAAAGGGAATTCTGTTGATATTAATGAACTCCCAGCAGCAGCAGGTGCCACATGTTTCTGCTGGAGTCCCAAAGGAAAGCAAATAGCAGTAGGGTCCAAAGATGGAAAAATTACCCAATATAAACCAGACTTGAAGGCTGTGAAAGTTATTAATGGACCAAAACTAGAGAATCCCAGCACAATAATTAGCTTGCaatggatttcaaattttcagtttattgGAGTGTATCAGATAGTGCAAGATGGCTCTTGTTGTGTTGTGGTAGTGGATGCACCAAAAATTGGAGAGCCAGTTTTCACCAATTATGACGATATTTGCTACAGTGGATCGTCAAGACCTAGTCAGTTCTTCACGATCTTGCAGCATtcttggaatattttaatggtGGCATCGGCTAATAGTGCTGAAATAGGGGTTTTAGGATGTAATGGAGAAGCGTGGATCCAATGGCTTTTGGCTGATACAGCAAGAGCTGAGTTGCCTTTAAGTGCAGACCATCAAGAAACTTTTCCTGTAGGTTTAACATTTGATATTAGTCCGACAAACCAACTTCCCTGGGGAGATCATTACATCCCTCCTTGCCctcttttatgttttttatcaCATCAGGGTGTTTTGTGCATTTTTAATGTGGTCTATCTAAAGAGTGGAGTCTCTTCTGTGTGCACCCCACCTGATCCTATAACAGATAGCAGCGGATTGAGTTTATTTACGTCTTCTACACCTTCGATAACCCCATTGAAGCCTGCAGCAACAGTCTCGATTCCACCTACCTTGGTGCAAAGCACTCCTATTGTAAGTAAGGGTAATGAGCCACTATCAAAAAGTCTTTTTGGCGGACAGACCACTGTCACCCCAATTAAACCACAGCAGCAAGTCGCTACAGGTGTCTCATTGTTTGGACCTACGAACAAAGCAGCACCGGCTCTTCAAACCCAAACCTCAGAGTTTCATGAGAAATACTCCTCAATATTCGCAGCTTTAAACCCTAATTCCACAGTTACCCCAGTTAAGCCAGTAGTTGTGAGTGTAGCTCCCAAACCTGAGGCCCCAATTTCTGCACCTCAAAATCAAGTTGTCTCTAAAGCTGAGCCCACCCAGCCTACAATTAAACCACAATCTAATGCTGCCAAGCAAACAGTAAACAGGACAGCTGAAGAGACTTTGGCTCTGATGAATCAGTTAATAGTGGATGAGCAAGCTGCTTTAAATGCAGAGATTACTGAGTTAATTAGAATGGGGCGCGGGGTTAAACTGAATGTGGGTTTTGATCAAGAGATGATGGAGGCAGTAAAGCAGATACAGGCACTGCAGGAGTTCGTTGCAGATGCCGTGGAAAACAGTCAAGGACACAGCAGCGAAGTTCACGCTCTTAAGCAGAATTTGGTGCAGTCATGGGCCTGGTTTGAAGAGACCAAATCGCACTATAACGCGTCCAAAAATGAGGTGGTAAATTTACTGATCAAGATCCAATCCCTAGATTCTTTGTCAGAAAAGCGTCGTAGAGACATAGAGCAATTGGCGTACTACATTCAGTCTCAAATCGCGTGTGCTCATAAGGCTCTGGACGAGCAATGGGACAATTTCCAGGATTACGCGAAGGAGCGCCACCGATTCAAGATGCCAACGATGGAGACCATTTTCCAGACCATGGTAAAGCAGAACGCAGTTCTGCAGAAGCAGGAATACAACTTAAAGGGAATTGCCGTGCAAATGAAACCGAAGACGAAATCGAAGATAAGTTCTCTGCTGCTTTCCCTGGACAAGGACAAAGGTTTGACCGAGGAGTTTCAGAGTTTACGCCTGGATCCACAAGACATCATGCAGCTGCAAGTGGAGAAAATCAAGAGTCAAGCCAAGAAGCTCTCTGGGGACAAGATCAGGAAGCTTCAAAGCTTAATTAAGGAGCGTCCAGTTACCAAGGTAGCAGCAGTGAGGCCTCAAGTGTCATCGTGGACTATCAATCAGTCCTTAAAAGAGTCTTTGAAAAAGCTGAATGTTTCATCTTCGAAACTCAGTGCGGAGCCAGACTCAGGACCAAAGAACCAAAGCCTAGAAGTGGTtccctttaattttaaaggggGCATTAACAGTTCGCAGACTAGTGCATTCGCCTCTTTGGCTTCAATTCCAAAAGCACCTTCCACGAATTTGCTACCTTCATTCGGCCAGATTCCCACGCAGGAAGCACTCAAAACTCCCGAGCCTTCATTTTTCAATAGCTTGAAGTCGGTTGCACAAAAGATTCCAGTCACAACCGCGAGTAGCTTCGCAAGCATCCCTTTCACATCGCTTGCAGGGGACCCAATTTCTAACGCCGCGACAGCTATAAATACCAATATCGCTGGGAAGTGCCTGAAGCTCACAGACTCGGAAGTTGATGTCGATAAAGGGACGAATGTGATAACCGTTTCTTTGTTTGGGGATAAGAAGGAGGCTGCGAGCAACAACCATCCCGTAGCGGTGTCTTCAGCAGGGACATTTAAGAGTTTATTTCCTGCTTCTAGTCAAGCAACTACAGCCACAAgcacaaatatttttgcatcAAGCAGTGCATCGCTATTCGTACCAGCAGTTACCACTACCACTGCAATGACCAGTTTCTTTGGAGGAGTCAGCAAAACCTCTTTGGCTGGAGGAGTATCTTCAGCAGCAACCGCTCCAAGTACTACCAAGGCCACATTTGGCAATTGTACTGTAACCATCTTGCCTAGTTCAAGCGAGTTTGGGGCGAAGGCAGAGTTGAACAGTTCATTGAGTACCCCCAAATCTATGTTTGCTGTTAACAGCGCTACGGGCAGTACTGAGAGCGCTGCAGCAGAAGTCAAGAGTCCCTCAACAGTGAGTGAGAGCCAGTCCTTCTTTGGAACGAATAAATTATTTGGCAGTTCGAGTACCAGTGTTACACCTAAGGTTCAGGGGCTTTCGGGTACCACTGAGCCGCCCCATCAATTTGGGTCCAAACCGTCAATCTTTGGGCTTCCTGGCGCTAATACCACCACCACTGCCTCGAACAACATTTTTGGACATACCCCAGCAGTTACTATTCAGGAATTGTTCACTGCCCCAAAAGCGACGATTACTACCACTACTAGTGACGCTTCTGTAAGTACTGCGAGCTCACAGTCAATATTCGGTGGTTCTGGTGGTAGTGTTTCCCAAAAATCTGTGGAGGAGTCCACtgaaactaaagaaaaaaagactCCACAATCGCCCTTTGGCGCGGTGTCCAAACCCGGCTCACTGTTTATCGGCAGCTCCAGCCCCAGTGCTCATGCTGAAGTTGAAAAAACAGTATTCAGTTCTCAAGCAACCGCGGGTACTGAGCAGTTAATGACAGTTCCCACAACGAAGTCGGCTGCAACTATATTTAAGGTTGCGTCCACCCCGAGCAACGTTGAAACTTCCACGAGCAGTACTGACACCACTGTGGTTCCAACTGATCAGCTGTTGTTTGAAATTGCTGTCAGCCCAAAAGTCGCGACCGCAACTGCAGTCAACACTTCTACATCTGAGACCAAAATTTTTGCCCCCAAAGTGGAAAGCCCCCATTCTCCGTTTTCCTCAAATGAGTCTTCATTGTTCTCAAGTGCTGCTACCGTTACTACAACTTCCGAGGCAGTCTCAATTGGTTCAACTGCGAGTATCTTTTCCACCCCAAAGGGTGATAGTAAAAAAGTAGAGTTTAGCACTCCTGTGATAACCACTGGCAACATTTTCACTCCCCAATCGTCTACTTCTACCACCCCTCTGTTTGGAGTCCCCGCTTCAACTGCGAGTGGTTTTGGGACCTCAGTTTTCGGCGCTGCACAAGCTTCATCATTGCCATTTGGAGCCACCTCTACAATATTCGGAGCAGCAGCAAACAGTTCGTCTAATGCCTTTGGCGGAGCTACGAACACAAAGCCAGTTTTTGCGAGTCCTACTAGCTCGGGGTTTGGCTCCCCAGCAACTACTGCGAGCAGCTTTGGTCAGCCTCCTAGCTTCGGGACTACGTCTGCTTTTGGGGAAACAGCTTCAGGAAACGCAGCGGTTCCTGCTGCTTTCGGGCAAGCCGCCTCCTTCGGAGGAAGTATTTTTGGGGCAGCTACGAGCACCACTTCAGGCAGTACTGCTAGTGTTTTCGGCTCTTCAGTGGCTTCCAGTCCGTTCGGTGCTG GTTTTGCTGTTGCCACCACTACAGCAACCAACAGCGTTTTTGGATCTCCTGTTGCCACAACTGTGCAACAGCCTTCAGGTGCCTTTGGCTTTGGTGCTCTAACTGTGGGTGGAGGTTCTTCGTCCTCTGGGAGTATTTTTGGGGGTGGCAGCACTTCAG GGGGTTCGTTTGGTCAGCCATCAGCAAATCTTTTTGGGAAAGTGGAAATCAAGCCTTCCAGTTTCGCATCAAGTTCTACAAACATATTTGGAAGCCCTGCTTCGGCAGCCACTACATCGGCCAGTACCAACATATTCGCAAGTTCAAGCACTGGATCTTTAGCCTTCAGTTCATCCAGTTTTCCGTCGTCAAATAGTCCATTTGGGGCTAGTTCGAGCTTCGCCCAAAAACCATCTGCGTTTGGTCAAACACCCGCATTTGGACAGAGCGCCTTTGGAAGCCCACAATCGGGACCTTTTAATAGTGGAGGAAACTCTCCGGTAGCCCAAAGCGCATTTGGAGCTCAGGCCTCATTCCAGAAACTCGCGGGCTTTGGCTCGGCCCCGGTTTTCGGAGGGCCGGCTTTCGGCTCAGCTCCAACTTTTGGTGGAACGCCTGTTTTTGGAGGTACCAGCGTGTTTGGCAGCCCTGATAAAGTGTTTGGTTCGACCACACCAGCGGAGCCTTCAG GGAGTTTCGGGTCAAGTACTGCGCAACCTATCGCCGGATTTGGAAATTTAGCCTCGCAGAATACAGTCGGATTTGGTAATTTGGCGCAGCAGACGAATAACATGAATTCGATGCCATTTTCAGG AGGCTCCTCATTCACCAGCTGGCGCTGA
- the Nup214 gene encoding nuclear pore complex protein Nup214 isoform X1 yields MANSCPDPVEVGDLQFKLQCQLKVFNNQEASALPTSCSLLTCASRYGLLFVGLNTPEFQVIQTKTIFNYGSKDKDITSYPRRPIQLPSSPKHLSVNCDSTILAVVVEKDQCPTVIFFDVLSFLSQSLKIINELRLSATPNIHVKEVNWNPSLPNIFTACKSDCTLCVYELKGNSVDINELPAAAGATCFCWSPKGKQIAVGSKDGKITQYKPDLKAVKVINGPKLENPSTIISLQWISNFQFIGVYQIVQDGSCCVVVVDAPKIGEPVFTNYDDICYSGSSRPSQFFTILQHSWNILMVASANSAEIGVLGCNGEAWIQWLLADTARAELPLSADHQETFPVGLTFDISPTNQLPWGDHYIPPCPLLCFLSHQGVLCIFNVVYLKSGVSSVCTPPDPITDSSGLSLFTSSTPSITPLKPAATVSIPPTLVQSTPIVSKGNEPLSKSLFGGQTTVTPIKPQQQVATGVSLFGPTNKAAPALQTQTSEFHEKYSSIFAALNPNSTVTPVKPVVVSVAPKPEAPISAPQNQVVSKAEPTQPTIKPQSNAAKQTVNRTAEETLALMNQLIVDEQAALNAEITELIRMGRGVKLNVGFDQEMMEAVKQIQALQEFVADAVENSQGHSSEVHALKQNLVQSWAWFEETKSHYNASKNEVVNLLIKIQSLDSLSEKRRRDIEQLAYYIQSQIACAHKALDEQWDNFQDYAKERHRFKMPTMETIFQTMVKQNAVLQKQEYNLKGIAVQMKPKTKSKISSLLLSLDKDKGLTEEFQSLRLDPQDIMQLQVEKIKSQAKKLSGDKIRKLQSLIKERPVTKVAAVRPQVSSWTINQSLKESLKKLNVSSSKLSAEPDSGPKNQSLEVVPFNFKGGINSSQTSAFASLASIPKAPSTNLLPSFGQIPTQEALKTPEPSFFNSLKSVAQKIPVTTASSFASIPFTSLAGDPISNAATAINTNIAGKCLKLTDSEVDVDKGTNVITVSLFGDKKEAASNNHPVAVSSAGTFKSLFPASSQATTATSTNIFASSSASLFVPAVTTTTAMTSFFGGVSKTSLAGGVSSAATAPSTTKATFGNCTVTILPSSSEFGAKAELNSSLSTPKSMFAVNSATGSTESAAAEVKSPSTVSESQSFFGTNKLFGSSSTSVTPKVQGLSGTTEPPHQFGSKPSIFGLPGANTTTTASNNIFGHTPAVTIQELFTAPKATITTTTSDASVSTASSQSIFGGSGGSVSQKSVEESTETKEKKTPQSPFGAVSKPGSLFIGSSSPSAHAEVEKTVFSSQATAGTEQLMTVPTTKSAATIFKVASTPSNVETSTSSTDTTVVPTDQLLFEIAVSPKVATATAVNTSTSETKIFAPKVESPHSPFSSNESSLFSSAATVTTTSEAVSIGSTASIFSTPKGDSKKVEFSTPVITTGNIFTPQSSTSTTPLFGVPASTASGFGTSVFGAAQASSLPFGATSTIFGAAANSSSNAFGGATNTKPVFASPTSSGFGSPATTASSFGQPPSFGTTSAFGETASGNAAVPAAFGQAASFGGSIFGAATSTTSGSTASVFGSSVASSPFGAVGFAVATTTATNSVFGSPVATTVQQPSGAFGFGALTVGGGSSSSGSIFGGGSTSGGSFGQPSANLFGKVEIKPSSFASSSTNIFGSPASAATTSASTNIFASSSTGSLAFSSSSFPSSNSPFGASSSFAQKPSAFGQTPAFGQSAFGSPQSGPFNSGGNSPVAQSAFGAQASFQKLAGFGSAPVFGGPAFGSAPTFGGTPVFGGTSVFGSPDKVFGSTTPAEPSGSFGSSTAQPIAGFGNLASQNTVGFGNLAQQTNNMNSMPFSGGSSFTSWR; encoded by the exons ATGGCAAATTCCTGCCCTGATCCTGTTGAAGTTGGG GACCTCCAATTTAAGCTGCAATGCCAGCTAAAGGTTTTCAACAATCAGGAGGCTTCGGCCCTTCCTACCTCATGTAGTCTTTTGACGTGTGCCAGTCGATATGGCTTGTTATTTGTGGGGCTAAATACCCCCGAGTTTCAAG TGATTCAAACAAAGACAATTTTCAACTATGGCTCCAAGGACAAAGACATCACTTCTTATCCTAGACGCCCGATTCAACTACCATCCTCTCCAAAACACCTCAGTGTTAACTGTGACAGCACAATTTTAGCTGTGGTGGTGGAAAAGGACCAATGCCCCACAGTGatattttttgatgttttatcATTCCTTAGCcaatccttaaaaataatcaatgaaCTACGCCTCTCCGCCACCCCCAACATTCACGTGAAAGAAGTAAATTGGAACCCCTCCTTACCAAATATATTTACTGCATGCAAAAGTGACTGTACTTTATGCGTGTATGAACTTAAAGGGAATTCTGTTGATATTAATGAACTCCCAGCAGCAGCAGGTGCCACATGTTTCTGCTGGAGTCCCAAAGGAAAGCAAATAGCAGTAGGGTCCAAAGATGGAAAAATTACCCAATATAAACCAGACTTGAAGGCTGTGAAAGTTATTAATGGACCAAAACTAGAGAATCCCAGCACAATAATTAGCTTGCaatggatttcaaattttcagtttattgGAGTGTATCAGATAGTGCAAGATGGCTCTTGTTGTGTTGTGGTAGTGGATGCACCAAAAATTGGAGAGCCAGTTTTCACCAATTATGACGATATTTGCTACAGTGGATCGTCAAGACCTAGTCAGTTCTTCACGATCTTGCAGCATtcttggaatattttaatggtGGCATCGGCTAATAGTGCTGAAATAGGGGTTTTAGGATGTAATGGAGAAGCGTGGATCCAATGGCTTTTGGCTGATACAGCAAGAGCTGAGTTGCCTTTAAGTGCAGACCATCAAGAAACTTTTCCTGTAGGTTTAACATTTGATATTAGTCCGACAAACCAACTTCCCTGGGGAGATCATTACATCCCTCCTTGCCctcttttatgttttttatcaCATCAGGGTGTTTTGTGCATTTTTAATGTGGTCTATCTAAAGAGTGGAGTCTCTTCTGTGTGCACCCCACCTGATCCTATAACAGATAGCAGCGGATTGAGTTTATTTACGTCTTCTACACCTTCGATAACCCCATTGAAGCCTGCAGCAACAGTCTCGATTCCACCTACCTTGGTGCAAAGCACTCCTATTGTAAGTAAGGGTAATGAGCCACTATCAAAAAGTCTTTTTGGCGGACAGACCACTGTCACCCCAATTAAACCACAGCAGCAAGTCGCTACAGGTGTCTCATTGTTTGGACCTACGAACAAAGCAGCACCGGCTCTTCAAACCCAAACCTCAGAGTTTCATGAGAAATACTCCTCAATATTCGCAGCTTTAAACCCTAATTCCACAGTTACCCCAGTTAAGCCAGTAGTTGTGAGTGTAGCTCCCAAACCTGAGGCCCCAATTTCTGCACCTCAAAATCAAGTTGTCTCTAAAGCTGAGCCCACCCAGCCTACAATTAAACCACAATCTAATGCTGCCAAGCAAACAGTAAACAGGACAGCTGAAGAGACTTTGGCTCTGATGAATCAGTTAATAGTGGATGAGCAAGCTGCTTTAAATGCAGAGATTACTGAGTTAATTAGAATGGGGCGCGGGGTTAAACTGAATGTGGGTTTTGATCAAGAGATGATGGAGGCAGTAAAGCAGATACAGGCACTGCAGGAGTTCGTTGCAGATGCCGTGGAAAACAGTCAAGGACACAGCAGCGAAGTTCACGCTCTTAAGCAGAATTTGGTGCAGTCATGGGCCTGGTTTGAAGAGACCAAATCGCACTATAACGCGTCCAAAAATGAGGTGGTAAATTTACTGATCAAGATCCAATCCCTAGATTCTTTGTCAGAAAAGCGTCGTAGAGACATAGAGCAATTGGCGTACTACATTCAGTCTCAAATCGCGTGTGCTCATAAGGCTCTGGACGAGCAATGGGACAATTTCCAGGATTACGCGAAGGAGCGCCACCGATTCAAGATGCCAACGATGGAGACCATTTTCCAGACCATGGTAAAGCAGAACGCAGTTCTGCAGAAGCAGGAATACAACTTAAAGGGAATTGCCGTGCAAATGAAACCGAAGACGAAATCGAAGATAAGTTCTCTGCTGCTTTCCCTGGACAAGGACAAAGGTTTGACCGAGGAGTTTCAGAGTTTACGCCTGGATCCACAAGACATCATGCAGCTGCAAGTGGAGAAAATCAAGAGTCAAGCCAAGAAGCTCTCTGGGGACAAGATCAGGAAGCTTCAAAGCTTAATTAAGGAGCGTCCAGTTACCAAGGTAGCAGCAGTGAGGCCTCAAGTGTCATCGTGGACTATCAATCAGTCCTTAAAAGAGTCTTTGAAAAAGCTGAATGTTTCATCTTCGAAACTCAGTGCGGAGCCAGACTCAGGACCAAAGAACCAAAGCCTAGAAGTGGTtccctttaattttaaaggggGCATTAACAGTTCGCAGACTAGTGCATTCGCCTCTTTGGCTTCAATTCCAAAAGCACCTTCCACGAATTTGCTACCTTCATTCGGCCAGATTCCCACGCAGGAAGCACTCAAAACTCCCGAGCCTTCATTTTTCAATAGCTTGAAGTCGGTTGCACAAAAGATTCCAGTCACAACCGCGAGTAGCTTCGCAAGCATCCCTTTCACATCGCTTGCAGGGGACCCAATTTCTAACGCCGCGACAGCTATAAATACCAATATCGCTGGGAAGTGCCTGAAGCTCACAGACTCGGAAGTTGATGTCGATAAAGGGACGAATGTGATAACCGTTTCTTTGTTTGGGGATAAGAAGGAGGCTGCGAGCAACAACCATCCCGTAGCGGTGTCTTCAGCAGGGACATTTAAGAGTTTATTTCCTGCTTCTAGTCAAGCAACTACAGCCACAAgcacaaatatttttgcatcAAGCAGTGCATCGCTATTCGTACCAGCAGTTACCACTACCACTGCAATGACCAGTTTCTTTGGAGGAGTCAGCAAAACCTCTTTGGCTGGAGGAGTATCTTCAGCAGCAACCGCTCCAAGTACTACCAAGGCCACATTTGGCAATTGTACTGTAACCATCTTGCCTAGTTCAAGCGAGTTTGGGGCGAAGGCAGAGTTGAACAGTTCATTGAGTACCCCCAAATCTATGTTTGCTGTTAACAGCGCTACGGGCAGTACTGAGAGCGCTGCAGCAGAAGTCAAGAGTCCCTCAACAGTGAGTGAGAGCCAGTCCTTCTTTGGAACGAATAAATTATTTGGCAGTTCGAGTACCAGTGTTACACCTAAGGTTCAGGGGCTTTCGGGTACCACTGAGCCGCCCCATCAATTTGGGTCCAAACCGTCAATCTTTGGGCTTCCTGGCGCTAATACCACCACCACTGCCTCGAACAACATTTTTGGACATACCCCAGCAGTTACTATTCAGGAATTGTTCACTGCCCCAAAAGCGACGATTACTACCACTACTAGTGACGCTTCTGTAAGTACTGCGAGCTCACAGTCAATATTCGGTGGTTCTGGTGGTAGTGTTTCCCAAAAATCTGTGGAGGAGTCCACtgaaactaaagaaaaaaagactCCACAATCGCCCTTTGGCGCGGTGTCCAAACCCGGCTCACTGTTTATCGGCAGCTCCAGCCCCAGTGCTCATGCTGAAGTTGAAAAAACAGTATTCAGTTCTCAAGCAACCGCGGGTACTGAGCAGTTAATGACAGTTCCCACAACGAAGTCGGCTGCAACTATATTTAAGGTTGCGTCCACCCCGAGCAACGTTGAAACTTCCACGAGCAGTACTGACACCACTGTGGTTCCAACTGATCAGCTGTTGTTTGAAATTGCTGTCAGCCCAAAAGTCGCGACCGCAACTGCAGTCAACACTTCTACATCTGAGACCAAAATTTTTGCCCCCAAAGTGGAAAGCCCCCATTCTCCGTTTTCCTCAAATGAGTCTTCATTGTTCTCAAGTGCTGCTACCGTTACTACAACTTCCGAGGCAGTCTCAATTGGTTCAACTGCGAGTATCTTTTCCACCCCAAAGGGTGATAGTAAAAAAGTAGAGTTTAGCACTCCTGTGATAACCACTGGCAACATTTTCACTCCCCAATCGTCTACTTCTACCACCCCTCTGTTTGGAGTCCCCGCTTCAACTGCGAGTGGTTTTGGGACCTCAGTTTTCGGCGCTGCACAAGCTTCATCATTGCCATTTGGAGCCACCTCTACAATATTCGGAGCAGCAGCAAACAGTTCGTCTAATGCCTTTGGCGGAGCTACGAACACAAAGCCAGTTTTTGCGAGTCCTACTAGCTCGGGGTTTGGCTCCCCAGCAACTACTGCGAGCAGCTTTGGTCAGCCTCCTAGCTTCGGGACTACGTCTGCTTTTGGGGAAACAGCTTCAGGAAACGCAGCGGTTCCTGCTGCTTTCGGGCAAGCCGCCTCCTTCGGAGGAAGTATTTTTGGGGCAGCTACGAGCACCACTTCAGGCAGTACTGCTAGTGTTTTCGGCTCTTCAGTGGCTTCCAGTCCGTTCGGTGCTG TAGGTTTTGCTGTTGCCACCACTACAGCAACCAACAGCGTTTTTGGATCTCCTGTTGCCACAACTGTGCAACAGCCTTCAGGTGCCTTTGGCTTTGGTGCTCTAACTGTGGGTGGAGGTTCTTCGTCCTCTGGGAGTATTTTTGGGGGTGGCAGCACTTCAG GGGGTTCGTTTGGTCAGCCATCAGCAAATCTTTTTGGGAAAGTGGAAATCAAGCCTTCCAGTTTCGCATCAAGTTCTACAAACATATTTGGAAGCCCTGCTTCGGCAGCCACTACATCGGCCAGTACCAACATATTCGCAAGTTCAAGCACTGGATCTTTAGCCTTCAGTTCATCCAGTTTTCCGTCGTCAAATAGTCCATTTGGGGCTAGTTCGAGCTTCGCCCAAAAACCATCTGCGTTTGGTCAAACACCCGCATTTGGACAGAGCGCCTTTGGAAGCCCACAATCGGGACCTTTTAATAGTGGAGGAAACTCTCCGGTAGCCCAAAGCGCATTTGGAGCTCAGGCCTCATTCCAGAAACTCGCGGGCTTTGGCTCGGCCCCGGTTTTCGGAGGGCCGGCTTTCGGCTCAGCTCCAACTTTTGGTGGAACGCCTGTTTTTGGAGGTACCAGCGTGTTTGGCAGCCCTGATAAAGTGTTTGGTTCGACCACACCAGCGGAGCCTTCAG GGAGTTTCGGGTCAAGTACTGCGCAACCTATCGCCGGATTTGGAAATTTAGCCTCGCAGAATACAGTCGGATTTGGTAATTTGGCGCAGCAGACGAATAACATGAATTCGATGCCATTTTCAGG AGGCTCCTCATTCACCAGCTGGCGCTGA